GACAGTGATGCTGCCCAAGCGCTGGCGGTGCAGGCCGATGGCAAGCTGGTGGCCGCCGGAGGGGCTGGGCCGGGCGGAGATTTCGCTCTGGCCCGCTACCGTACCCGCTGACCATCACCGAGGAGAGCTCGACCGGCTACTCGGCAGACCACAAGCACCCCCGCCAACTCTGCCGCCACCGCTAGGGAGATGACAGCCAGTGGTTACGGGACAGGACATCTGGCTATCTGCTTAGCGAAAGCGAGCCGCATGCCCCTCTCGGCAACAAGGCTCATCTGTTCGTAGGTCGTGTCTGACGAAGGTGGCTTGGTAGGGCGCCTCCATTCGCCATCCCGGCAAGGAGGCGAGGATGGCGTGGCCGTGCCGGCTCAGCGTTCGGCGGGGTTGATCCGGCTCAGCTGCCGGTCATGGGGACCAGGTCCTCGAGCGTGCTGATCCAGGGGACGGCGGCGGGTGGATCGGCGGTGCGGACGATGGCCCTCCCGCCGTAGCCGAGCTCGATTGCCGCCGCGACCAGGTCGGGAGCGTCATCGACAAAGACGCACTCGTGTGGGGGCAGGCCGAGCGCGGCGCTGCCGGCCCGGTACATGCGGGGGTCCGGCTTGCGGCATCCCAGCACGGCCGAGATGACGAACCCCTGGAAGTAGGTGTCCAGGCCGAGCCGGCGGTACAGGTGCTCCAGGCCCGGCCAGTTGTCGGACACGATGGCCATCCGGACCCCACCTGCCCGCAGCCGCTCCAGCACCCCAGGGACCTCGGGGAACGGCTCGACCAGGGGGCGGGCGCCGGGGTGCTCGAGCTCCCACAGCAGCTCCGGTGGAGGCCGTCGGACACCGAGCGCACCCAGGATCGCCCGGTGGTACTCGGCCAGGCTGGGCGTGGTCGACCCGGCATCCAGGACCTGTTGGCCGGCCGCGAAGGCCTGCGGGAAGGCGTCCACGACAAGCTCGGGCAGGTGCCGCAGCACGACCTCCTCGAAGTCGAACTGCGGGTTCCAGCGTCCCCCGACAGGACGGATCAGGGTGTCGCCCGAGTCGAACAGCACCCCACGAAAGCCCACCTTGGTCACCCCGTGACGCCACGCATGCCGCGGTCTTCTGGCAAATCTTCTGGCAAACGGCCGGCTGGAGGGAGCCTGGGGAGCGTTTTGGCTGGTGGGCGTGACAGGTTTCGAACCTGTGGCCTCTGCCGTGTGAACGCAAGCACGGCCGTTGCTTGACCAGCGGCGATGCGGTGATCGTGCCTTCGACCTTGGCAGTTGGTGTCGTTGCGTGTCGGCTGCTGCCGGTTGGTTGCAGGGTGTTCGCCGCCTGTTCGCCGCCTGCTCCACCTTCGGATGGTCTTCGCCGTAGCGGTTGGTCTCGCTGGGCCAGTCGAGGTCGGTCGCGCCAGCCCTGGCGAAGGCGACGGCGTCCAAGGCGGTTGGCCCGAGGTTGCCTACGGGTTGCAGCCGAACGCTGTGGTGTCGAACGAGGTGCCGTCGGTGCGCTTGAAGGACTGCGTCCAGCCGTCACTGCGCAGCACCAGCTTGAGGAACCCGAAGTGGTCGTCGTCGGCCGCGGACCGGGCCGGATGGACCGGTCCCCGGAAGGGGATCAGGTCACGACCACCGGTGCCGACGATGTTGGACCAG
Above is a genomic segment from Actinomycetota bacterium containing:
- a CDS encoding HAD-IA family hydrolase, which produces MGFRGVLFDSGDTLIRPVGGRWNPQFDFEEVVLRHLPELVVDAFPQAFAAGQQVLDAGSTTPSLAEYHRAILGALGVRRPPPELLWELEHPGARPLVEPFPEVPGVLERLRAGGVRMAIVSDNWPGLEHLYRRLGLDTYFQGFVISAVLGCRKPDPRMYRAGSAALGLPPHECVFVDDAPDLVAAAIELGYGGRAIVRTADPPAAVPWISTLEDLVPMTGS